Proteins from a genomic interval of Neoarius graeffei isolate fNeoGra1 chromosome 24, fNeoGra1.pri, whole genome shotgun sequence:
- the klf9 gene encoding Krueppel-like factor 9, with amino-acid sequence MTDVDVAATRALSSTDGADAEMENQESRTLLMVAMILLDLNRCGRVCPKGSVESDAAGQSAVREKRRAAGAERRARNRQNPAEKKHGCPYPGCGKIYGKSSHLKAHCRVHTGERPFQCTWPGCVKRFSRSDELTRHFRTHTGEKRFACPLCTKCFMRSDHLTKHARRHDGFHPSMLCKSNSWRCRSSASTSSSGSGDAE; translated from the exons ATGACGGATGTGGATGTTGCCGCGACGCGCGCGCTCTCCTCCACCGACGGAGCGGATGCTGAGATGGAGAACCAGGAGAGCCGCACGCTGCTGATGGTGGCGATGATCCTGCTGGACTTGAACCGGTGCGGCAGAGTGTGCCCTAAGGGCTCCGTAGAGAGCGACGCAGCCGGTCAGTCCGCCGTGAGGGAGAAGCGCAGAGCGGCAGGGGCCGAGCGGCGGGCGCGCAACCGGCAAAACCCCGCCGAGAAGAAGCACGGCTGCCCCTACCCGGGATGTGGCAAGATCTACggaaagtcatctcatctcaaagCGCACTGCCGTGTCCACACCG GTGAGAGACCGTTCCAGTGCACATGGCCTGGCTGCGTCAAGCGTTTCTCCCGATCAGATGAGCTGACGCGCCACTTCCGTACACACACAGGCGAGAAGCGCTTTGCCTGTCCCCTCTGCACCAAGTGCTTCATGCGCAGCGACCATCTGACCAAGCACGCACGCCGCCATGATGGCTTCCATCCCAGCATGCTCTGCAAGTCCAACAGCTGGAGGTGCCGCTCCTCAGCCTCCACATCCTCCTCTGGCTCTGGAGACGCTGAGTGA